DNA sequence from the Oncorhynchus clarkii lewisi isolate Uvic-CL-2024 chromosome 9, UVic_Ocla_1.0, whole genome shotgun sequence genome:
caaagggtggctctacaaagtattgactttggggggggggggggggggtggggtgaatagttatgcacgctcaagttttctgctTTTTTGTccttttcttgtttgtttcacaataaaaaatattttgcatcttcaaagtagtaggcatgttgtgtaaatcaaatgatacatacccccccaaaatctattttattccaggttataaggcaacaaaataggaaaaatgccaaggggggtgaaaactttcgcaagccactgaaCATTAAATTAAGTTTTTATCCTGGTGATGACAGGGATTGGATTCTACTTTTTCCAGTGCTGCATTCATTTGACAGACCTAACTTGAATGATTGGCCCTCTTTACATTCAGTAGTCTATTTCTCCTATAATGTCTTGTCTATGATAGCCCTTttaatatttgtattgtattaATATTTTGTTGAAGTCGAGTTAGGCTATACATTTAAGGAATGAACTGATTATACATTAAGTCAATAATTTTTTCACACAGTTTCTATTGTATCCTATTATACATCATATGTTAATAATACTGCTATTGATGTTTATCAGTGATATGTTCAGAATAAAGAAACTGTTACAAGATATACTGCCCATTGCTTAATTTCCCATGATTATAACAATTAACATTGTAACATCATCTGCATTATTTTTCAAAATAACACAAGAAGGATTTCCTAGCATAGATTTTCACTTGAAATAATATAACCCACATTAGGCCTAGAGCTTGCACAGGTGCGTAGGACAATGTGGTAAAGTACTCATTTTTTCCTTCTACACTATTTATGAAAAACCCTCTTACTTGGTATCAATTTGGATTCATttgtttttctgttttgtttttttgcctcACTTTCGGGAACAAAAATCAGTTAAACAGTAAATAAACTTTGTCTGTCCTAATGCCAAAATTAAGTAAGTAAGTAAAAGTAAGGCATTGTCAATTGTCATGTATTCATATCCAGTAGCATAAACACCACACAATCAATGCAAACATGCATATAAATCGATAGGAATTCATACTGTACCTTATCAAACCAATAAGCGTCTGGGATTGGGATGTGGTCGCTACGGAAATGCCGGTGTCTGCGGCGGCCGTAGGCGACAGCGGTCAGGTCAGGGAAGTTCCTGTTCAGGTCAATGTTTTGGGCATTACCTCGACCCAGCGTCCAGCTGTAGTAGTTCTGAGCCTGTAGAGTTTCATACAGTGGGTAGTATACTGTAAGTATCGAGCAATGAATATTATATGATTGATATTTGATTGATGTTGTTGACTAATGTGAATTCAGTGTTgaacacaggaggctgctgaggggaggcagctcataataatggaaaccatgtgtctgatgataccattccactgattctgttcCAACCATGACCACAAATCTggcctccccaattaaggtgccaccaacctcctgtggtgctGAATAAACTTAACGTTCCGACCTGCCGTTGAATTCTGGTAAAAACCTGGTAGAGTGTGTGTATACTTTCAAAGCCAATAAGTCTTCCATGTTGATTCACCATCATGTTGGAATTACGTTCAAATAACATagcaacaacattgattcaacctaCCTCCTCATTCTCGGGGTCGTTGGTGCCCTGGACCTCAGCAGCAGCCAACTCATAGCCGTCAGGGTTCATGGAGGGCAGGATGTGGATACGCGTGGTGTTGATCAGGCTCTGGATGCGCTGGTTCCCCAGCAGGTACTCTGAACACAGGTACTGGGTCAGATAGATCAACAGCTGGCGACCCAGCACCTCGTTCCCGTGCATGTTGCCTATGTACTTCATCTCCGGTTCAACTGTTGATATGAGGCAACAGGATAGGGACTTACTTAACATTTATTCAGCAAGAAAGTCGCTTGAGATGAATGATCTGTTTTTCAAGGGATACCTGACCAAGACAGCAGCTTACAGTCTAGTGCAACAATCAAAAAAGACACACTATCTCCGGTTGAACTCTGAACCGAGGACTCTCtctcactgtactgtatatttgaGGACCATTTGTACTCACGTAATTCATGTACTCCAGGATTGTTTGAGAACTCAATCACTAGCAGGTCTTTGCCCTCCACACTGCGGCCGATGCTGTAAGTTGTGGCGATTTCAGGGCATTGCGCTGCAGTCTTCTTCAGGATGCTGTTCATCTGGGTGTTAGACTGATAGCTAAACTGGATGACAGTATGAGGCTCCTCAGGGGTATTATCTATACTGGCCTGGTCTTCTTCCTGTGTCACTATGAGAAAGAAGAGATGGTGACATTTTTATAATAATGGCTTATTCGTAAAAGTTGTTATAAAGTGTAGCCAAAGATATAAAGATCAATAGTGTTCCAAGCCAGTTAAGACACTTTTGTATTAACTAGCAAGCGTGACTTTGATTCAATGTCATAGAAAAGTTTACATTTGAAAGCACAACCATGCTTCAATAAACCGCCTCACTTAAATAAATTGGATCCATATCAGAATACCATTTTACCAAATACGGCCTTAGTCTTTCATCTCATGCCGAGTAAAGCCCTGTAAAATGTCAGGAGACTGACGAATTAGAGAAAGTGGAAAGTCTACATTCTAGCCCCGGTCTGCACTTCTATATAAATGTGCTCATTTAGGCAAATGTGCCAGACCTGAAAGGTAAGCAACCAATCAAAGTTGAGACATAAGACCAAAGATATCAGTTCAACATAAATATCTGCATGGAAATAATTATAAACCTTAGTATGGTTGCCAGACATCAGCTTGTGTTTCAGTTAGTATCTAAGATCGGTTTGGAAACAGATTTCATACTCCACTAAAAACTGTTATGCAAAACTTTATACCACCATCTGTGTGCATATCTATAACCATATCATATTGTATGTATAATATGTAAATTCATATCTATGATATGTTTCTGGGAAGTGGCTATATGAACATTCAACTGTTATTTTGTCGGTATAGGCTATGGTGGGAAAGAGTAGCTGTGGAGTTAAATAGAGAGAGTACAAAGGAATAGAGGACTCATTAACACTCATTGAGAGCAATTTCACAGCTGGAGTGTGCATTGGTTGCAGCCACAGAGACAAACAAACTGCACGGAACTCAAGTTAGACTGATCACTTCTCCGCGTGAATTCATAGACTTGTTAAAAAGCACACAGTATATCTTGCTTGAGTCAAGATATTAATGGCAGATGTGATAACAGCGTGACCTGTGGACATAAAGTGACATAATTTGTATGTGTTCCCATATGGCTCACATGATGTTTTGGCAGTTGTCAAATCTCTAACATCTTGCTTATGGGTTCTTTTTGAGGGCTTTGTATAGTTGCTACAAATATAGATCCTTTCTAGGTCACAAAAGCCTACGTGGGGGCAGCTGCAcggaaataaaataaacaatggcATGGAACAATATTTAACTATACATTTTCGCTATGTTCCTTTCTAATAGGCTACTTGTATTAATTATAACACAGGAATTGATTACCCTTCCACAATTTTCTTAATCCTGTGAAGTAATCAAACATTCTCATAAAAGGTCAGCGGCGAAGCAGAGCAAACAAGTTTGGTACTGTGTTAGACATAATTTTTACATACAAATCTGATTGGATACAAAGTTTGATTATTGAAATATCAGCCCTCTAACTTCAGAGTTGCTTTTTTCTTTCTGATGGGCTAATCGGGGACATTTTCGGAGACAACTCGAGCCGGGGACAGGCCATTAAAATTGGGGAAATCGGGGACATCTGGTCACTTTACCACAAGGGCTCATGTGGCAACCAGGCGACTATCATAAATCTGCGTAGCAACGCCATTCTCCGTTGGCCTTCCAAGGATGCTTCTGTTATTAGAGGGGGTTTGGGTGTTATTTTTCTTTAGATTTATATGATCTTGTAATAATATTGACACACATGGTTCTCTCTAGTCGTACATTTTGCTCATGTGGTTGTTTTATGTCTGAAAATACTATTTGAGTCAACATCCTACTGTACAGTAGTTAGTGTCCTATTGTAGTCTCTATCCTAGATTGATAGTCACTTGTATGATATGACACCAGTACCTCGTAGGCCCTCCAGTGGGTCGTAACAACCCTCCTGGTCGCTGACAAAGAAGCGGTCACAGTCCAAGAAGTAGGGCCAGGCCATCTCGATGCCCTCGAATGCGTGGCGACAGCTCTTACGCACCGCCTCGCAGGTACTCCTGCACGGCTTGAGCACCTTACATTATAAAATAAAACGTTCTGACTTTAATGAAAGTTATGACATTATTGAACGTTATTACATTATCCAGTGTTATTACATTATCCTTTGTTAGCTACACACTTTCTCCTTCTCACAGCGTGGCACCAGCACTGAGCAGCCCAGCATGCGGATGTCCGGGGTGCACTCTCCATTGAGCAGGTTGTGGACCACACTGAGGAGGAGGTACTCGGGGCCCAACTCGGCTTCCTCACGGGTCCTGTGGCCCAAGATGTTGGGGAACATGGTGTGGGTGTAGGACATGTCGTCGCAGTAGTTCATCATGATGTCCACACACTTggctgggtagaggagagaggcaaCCAAGAAGCAGGTTCAGAAAGATGGAAGAGATTAAGTGCTATATGGTGACTGATCTGAATGTAGACTCATAGCTTACCATGTTGAATCATTCATGTATAAAATACACATAGTACATCaaaaggctgtaatataacaaaattaTGCAAAACTTCATAATACCATTGTATTGTTTCATACTATTATGTAATCTTTGCAATTACCTTCGATGGGATCTTTGGATGATTTTGTAATGTGGGTGGCAAAATAATcttataacatttgatttgttattaATTATTTTCAGGTGGGGGCGTAGTGTCAACTCGCTTGCAAGATGGTTTCTATGGTTCCATATGTTCTCTCCATTGTAAATCAGTATGTTTAGGGGTATTGGCCAGGTGTTTTCCTCTTGTAGCTTTACATTTGTTCTCAGTTAATTTATTTAAGAAATATAGCTAAGATGTTCAGTAAGCAACCATCACTCATTTCCTTGGCATGGAAAATATACATAACCTGATATTAAATTGTCATATGTATATGCATGCAAGAATCCATCCCTTTGTCTAAAACGTTTTTATTATCTCATATATAGCTACCTCTATGCAGTACCAAAAAGGATGAAGTCCAAATATTTCTATTATGTCTGGAGATTAAAATGTGAATATTTCATACAACTATTTATCATCCAAAAATACACTTGATAGCTCGGAGATGCCTTAAGGCCATAATATCCCATTGAATATCCCACTGCCCGCCTAAAGCCATAATAACCTTACTAGATGTTGTCAGTCAAGCCTGTACacacattacatttacataagtttgaAGGGTTtcttgatgaaagaaatacataCGTTTTTCAGGTTCTGTTTTTTTGCAAAAACGACCTGAAAGACAAACCATTGTTAGTTTATTTCATACCTTCAACACTAGATGGCAGAATAACATTTATCACCACCGTTATTGGTGACATTAGTATGTTTTTATGAACCCTCTATCTGGCTTTACCATCTCTCCTTACAAATATCTGCCtgtccagcctggtctcatagattaGACGTAATATAGTAAACATAAATTTAAGACActtaaattagtatgatatgttacgattgGTATGGTTAcaaaagacagatggttactttaGGCAAAAACGAAGGTTACAAGTTCATATCTCATCACGCACAACTTTTtatctaattagcaacttttcaactacttactactatTTAGCTCTTTGTAACtagttagcatgttagctaacctttcccgtaaccctaaccccaaccttaacccttttcctaaccctaaccttaactattttagctaacccttcccctgatgctaaccttaaccctttaaatgttagccagctagctaacgttagtcacctagccacctagctagaattcgtaacatagaATACGTTTAGCAAATtcttaacatattgtacatttgcaaatttgtaacatataatacgaattgtacTTTCTAACATGTCATACTAAATGGCTGATGGACaatcacaaattaatacataccatacgaaactgaacatatcatactaaagaGAAAGTATCGGATTTACGTTAAAAAAAAAcaacgaaatgctctgagaccaggttggtctGTCAGTAAAATCGTATTAATTTTCTAAGAACTCTCATTCTTAGGATCAGATGACCTCTCACTAGTGATGAATATCTACCTCAATATTTCTATATAACTCTACAATTCTATAATTCTCTAAAGAAATTAAGCATTTCATTTCGCACTCATTTAAGACACTTTTACTTTTGTTACTGTTGGCAGCTTGTGAATTAAAATAGGCCACAATAGTTTGTCTATGTTTTAGATTAAATTCCTCTGAACCATTACCTTTTAGATAAACATATTTCAGGAATAGCCTAAACACTGTCACATCACTCCTAGGAACAAATAACACCATGTGTGTTATCATAGCAAGCGGAGTACTTTACCGAGAAATTCGTCTTCAGGGTTGCAGCGCGGAGAGGCACACCAGATAACCGTTACAAGTGCATTCAGAAAAACAATAGTCATCATTTTCCTCCGCATAAATTCCATATTTTGTGATGTGGCACCTCAAGCCTACTGCGCCTAATTACACGAAAACTTCGAGAGCTTCCCTAAAAAGTGAGTTTATTACAAGTATTACGGTCGACTATCAAATTACAGAGGGAAATGTTCCGGACAGAAGTGGCGGAAGGCTGGAGTTGGGAGGATTGTGCTTGAAAACATGCTGCAAATAAACCTCTTACCAATCCTATACTGTAAACAGTTTTACTCAACCATTTCCACATATATTAACCTTTCATTTCTTACCTTAAAGTGCATTCATTTATTGGACATATATGTTGACAGTACATATGCTCTATAAAATAAATAGGCTTGATACTTGTTGCTCGATGAATTTTTCCCGCCCTTCAGTCGCTCGTGCCAATCCTTTGATCCCTTTT
Encoded proteins:
- the LOC139417190 gene encoding carboxypeptidase Z-like isoform X2, with amino-acid sequence MEFMRRKMMTIVFLNALVTVIWCASPRCNPEDEFLGRFCKKTEPEKPKCVDIMMNYCDDMSYTHTMFPNILGHRTREEAELGPEYLLLSVVHNLLNGECTPDIRMLGCSVLVPRCEKEKVLKPCRSTCEAVRKSCRHAFEGIEMAWPYFLDCDRFFVSDQEGCYDPLEGLRVTQEEDQASIDNTPEEPHTVIQFSYQSNTQMNSILKKTAAQCPEIATTYSIGRSVEGKDLLVIEFSNNPGVHELLEPEMKYIGNMHGNEVLGRQLLIYLTQYLCSEYLLGNQRIQSLINTTRIHILPSMNPDGYELAAAEVQGTNDPENEEAQNYYSWTLGRGNAQNIDLNRNFPDLTAVAYGRRRHRHFRSDHIPIPDAYWFDKVAPETYAVMKWIRSIPFVLSANFHGGELVVSYPYDLSKHPLEEKMFSPTPDEQVFKQIARTYADAHATMSGNNSERCGNFGSIGQDGIINGAKWYSFAGGMQDFNYLHTNCLEVTVELGCDKFPAEEELYTGWQDNKEALLTFMESVHRGIKGIVKDADGNGIKGARISVRGIRHDITTAENGDYWRMLTAGIHILTASAPGYTRAMKKIHLPARMQKAGRVDFVLQKAVVEPDIEEDYNIPSMGTYERFDPYNQFERYAIREQNQNREERQEKPWWWSYFSRAHGSAPTWLLRID
- the LOC139417190 gene encoding carboxypeptidase Z-like isoform X1; this translates as MEFMRRKMMTIVFLNALVTVIWCASPRCNPEDEFLGRFCKKTEPEKPKCVDIMMNYCDDMSYTHTMFPNILGHRTREEAELGPEYLLLSVVHNLLNGECTPDIRMLGCSVLVPRCEKEKVLKPCRSTCEAVRKSCRHAFEGIEMAWPYFLDCDRFFVSDQEGCYDPLEGLRVTQEEDQASIDNTPEEPHTVIQFSYQSNTQMNSILKKTAAQCPEIATTYSIGRSVEGKDLLVIEFSNNPGVHELLEPEMKYIGNMHGNEVLGRQLLIYLTQYLCSEYLLGNQRIQSLINTTRIHILPSMNPDGYELAAAEVQGTNDPENEEAQNYYSWTLGRGNAQNIDLNRNFPDLTAVAYGRRRHRHFRSDHIPIPDAYWFDKVAPETYAVMKWIRSIPFVLSANFHGGELVVSYPYDLSKHPLEEKMFSPTPDEQVFKQIARTYADAHATMSGNNSERCGNFGSIGQDGIINGAKWYSFAGGMQDFNYLHTNCLEVTVELGCDKFPAEEELYTGWQDNKEALLTFMESVRDLKPSNSFQNIHQSTLLFSITPFNRSERTSPLTLLLNVSQVHRGIKGIVKDADGNGIKGARISVRGIRHDITTAENGDYWRMLTAGIHILTASAPGYTRAMKKIHLPARMQKAGRVDFVLQKAVVEPDIEEDYNIPSMGTYERFDPYNQFERYAIREQNQNREERQEKPWWWSYFSRAHGSAPTWLLRID